From one Peredibacter starrii genomic stretch:
- a CDS encoding ATP-dependent helicase C-terminal domain-containing protein, with protein sequence MQIKVPLPIDSFLPGISDAVREHSTILVKASPGSGKTTRLPWALVKNLGGRVVVLEPRRIAAKLAAQRIADEEELTLGKEVGYHFRFDKNVTDSTSLIFYTEGTFLKRFLGDSELKGVDIVILDEFHERHLDTDLALALLRDLQSKRKDLKVIIMSATLDTRMLDNFPDSKTIEIEGVNYPVEISYLPNTPSVLNQSLEAKVKKAVESALDKPGDILVFLPGMREMLRVQDVLSGPFEVFLLHADLTKEEQAQALGPSSKRKIILSTNIAESSVTLPGIRIVIDSGIQREAHYSPWNGLKFIEDTPVTKSSAIQRAGRAGRTAPGECLRLYSQQDFNEREEHTIPEIFRADLTDIYLLIKGTGLTPMWFHPPTKDKWDKAQALCERLGATDENGITKIGKRMLELPLSARLSRILLEGENLPQKSKERLLRFICEDIENDRTGNLYRRLQFYIKNSGTENTPWEKCLLVGFVDQVARLRQKQRDFIHYSGKTIRAHNSLENIHGDFYIIFDITQRQEAIKVFPVEEEWFWDLDPFPFTEEEEVETGEKILLKRKTKLGSIVIEESPVKLVWTELNESFKTKISDLSRSQFKSELEKFKETPVFERLYYWAKKKNKDIENIELSALGYFDYAGELNWNNIESYFKSEIEANLDVDNLDRELPSKINLGGRRELIVHYPMNMDPYLEAPIQDFYGLNDTPSIMQGQVPLTLKLLGPHKRPIQVTKDLKNFWAKTYQEMKKEYQRDYPRHYWPDKPWEAKPFLLKSHLPKA encoded by the coding sequence ATGCAAATAAAAGTTCCCCTTCCCATAGATTCTTTTCTCCCTGGAATATCCGACGCGGTTCGCGAACACTCGACTATTTTAGTCAAAGCGTCTCCTGGATCCGGAAAGACCACTCGTCTTCCCTGGGCGCTGGTAAAAAATCTTGGCGGACGTGTGGTGGTGTTGGAGCCTCGCCGAATTGCCGCCAAATTGGCCGCACAAAGAATTGCCGATGAAGAAGAACTGACGTTAGGTAAGGAAGTGGGTTATCACTTTCGTTTTGATAAAAATGTAACTGATTCCACCTCTCTCATCTTTTATACCGAAGGAACATTTTTAAAACGCTTCCTGGGTGATTCAGAACTCAAAGGTGTTGATATTGTCATCCTGGATGAATTCCATGAAAGGCATCTTGATACGGATTTAGCTCTGGCCCTTCTACGTGATCTTCAATCCAAACGTAAGGACCTCAAAGTCATCATCATGTCAGCGACTCTTGATACCCGCATGTTGGATAATTTTCCTGATTCAAAAACCATTGAGATTGAAGGTGTTAATTATCCGGTGGAGATTTCTTATCTTCCAAATACTCCCAGTGTTTTAAATCAGAGTTTAGAAGCGAAAGTAAAAAAAGCAGTTGAAAGTGCGCTGGATAAACCAGGCGATATTCTGGTGTTTCTTCCTGGTATGCGGGAGATGCTCCGGGTGCAAGATGTGCTCTCGGGTCCTTTTGAGGTATTTTTACTTCACGCTGATCTCACCAAGGAAGAACAGGCCCAGGCACTAGGACCTTCTTCGAAACGTAAGATTATTCTTTCGACTAATATCGCAGAAAGTTCTGTGACGCTTCCAGGAATCAGAATCGTGATTGATTCGGGGATTCAAAGAGAGGCCCACTACTCTCCCTGGAACGGACTGAAATTTATTGAAGACACTCCAGTGACTAAATCTTCGGCCATTCAACGTGCTGGTCGTGCGGGCCGAACTGCTCCGGGTGAGTGTTTGCGTCTTTATAGCCAGCAAGATTTTAATGAACGTGAAGAGCATACGATCCCGGAAATTTTCCGTGCGGATTTAACTGATATTTATCTTTTGATCAAAGGCACGGGACTTACTCCAATGTGGTTTCATCCTCCCACCAAAGATAAGTGGGACAAGGCCCAGGCGCTTTGTGAGAGATTGGGTGCAACTGATGAAAATGGAATAACCAAGATCGGTAAGCGTATGCTGGAGTTGCCGCTCTCGGCGAGACTCTCACGTATTTTACTTGAAGGTGAAAATCTTCCGCAGAAATCCAAAGAAAGACTTCTGCGATTTATTTGCGAGGACATTGAGAATGACCGCACCGGCAATCTCTATCGCCGCCTGCAGTTCTATATAAAGAACTCCGGCACGGAGAATACGCCTTGGGAAAAGTGTCTCCTCGTGGGATTCGTTGATCAGGTGGCGCGACTTCGTCAGAAGCAGCGTGACTTCATTCACTATTCCGGCAAAACCATCCGTGCTCACAATAGTCTTGAGAACATTCATGGTGATTTCTACATCATCTTCGACATCACTCAGAGGCAAGAAGCGATTAAGGTCTTTCCTGTTGAAGAAGAATGGTTCTGGGACCTGGATCCTTTTCCTTTTACTGAAGAGGAAGAGGTTGAGACCGGAGAGAAAATTCTCCTGAAACGAAAAACCAAGCTCGGAAGTATTGTGATTGAAGAGTCCCCGGTAAAACTCGTGTGGACGGAACTTAATGAATCATTCAAAACCAAGATCTCTGATCTTTCTCGTTCTCAATTTAAGTCTGAGTTAGAAAAGTTTAAAGAGACTCCGGTGTTTGAAAGGCTCTATTACTGGGCAAAAAAGAAAAACAAAGACATTGAGAATATCGAACTCTCCGCCTTGGGATATTTTGACTATGCCGGTGAGTTAAACTGGAACAATATCGAGAGCTATTTTAAGTCTGAAATTGAGGCGAATCTCGATGTCGATAATCTGGACCGGGAACTTCCATCCAAAATTAATCTGGGTGGTAGACGGGAGCTCATCGTTCATTATCCTATGAACATGGATCCTTATCTCGAGGCCCCAATTCAGGACTTTTACGGATTAAACGATACGCCTTCTATTATGCAGGGCCAGGTACCTCTAACATTAAAACTTTTGGGCCCACATAAACGTCCCATTCAGGTCACCAAAGACCTTAAAAACTTCTGGGCCAAAACGTATCAGGAAATGAAGAAAGAATATCAACGAGACTATCCAAGGCACTACTGGCCGGATAAACCTTGGGAAGCAAAACCGTTTCTACTGAAGTCCCATCTGCCTAAAGCCTAG
- a CDS encoding DUF1653 domain-containing protein, with translation MVEDLVLGGVYQHYKGKNYLVRDLARHSETMEWMVLYECLYENEEGRLWVRPLKMFLETIELDGKTVPRFQYIGNQKGRSRL, from the coding sequence TTGGTAGAAGATCTCGTTTTAGGCGGCGTTTATCAGCATTATAAGGGCAAGAACTATCTTGTGAGAGATCTTGCCCGACACTCAGAAACCATGGAGTGGATGGTGCTGTATGAATGTTTGTATGAGAACGAAGAAGGGCGTTTGTGGGTTAGACCCCTGAAAATGTTTCTTGAAACCATTGAGTTAGATGGAAAGACCGTGCCGAGATTTCAGTATATCGGTAATCAGAAGGGCCGCTCTAGGCTTTAG
- a CDS encoding proton-conducting transporter transmembrane domain-containing protein: MHSLNQYVEIIPLLTTFGTAIISCFYELGKRWQDFIIGLLGVLFVFFAYLFFTEDFTSSLAVHTLFDIRYNKIGMFTGGLFCLSLFIGLFPIRKSMTLNSNFLFFIAGGLGIILANNLPTFFFFWTFQRALPGNGFLRDAVHKESTVGATYIIQHLLTFFCFLGLLYFANQQGLLITPMTEFPASFFTWPVLLLSFIIIYQIHGIFPFHSWVHDLVERSTWYEFSAIFLSRAGVLLFVQLLLPTLKHDPDAFKILLLSLSIISSIYWSFRGIMEKNLNRTANYFYIAQASLLLTGLQADMTAAKGSYLHMMVISISGPALFSILSYIEHTFSMKRSSQYYGFAQYYPMLATLFCLFGFCMIGVPLGASFVVEDLVITGLLEYQPYLGLGHIIATCLNGILFFLMFTRLFLGQSPYSMPVTNKDMPLSQMLPYIIALIMLILIGVLPYLFLEKITW; this comes from the coding sequence ATGCACAGTTTAAATCAATATGTAGAGATCATTCCGCTGCTCACGACCTTCGGGACGGCGATCATCTCTTGCTTTTATGAATTAGGAAAAAGATGGCAGGACTTCATCATAGGCCTATTGGGCGTGTTGTTTGTCTTCTTTGCTTACCTTTTCTTTACTGAGGACTTCACGTCATCTCTTGCGGTTCATACGCTTTTTGATATCCGTTATAACAAGATCGGTATGTTTACCGGTGGTTTATTTTGTTTGTCGCTTTTTATTGGATTATTTCCAATTAGAAAGAGCATGACACTTAACTCGAACTTTTTGTTCTTTATCGCGGGTGGGTTAGGGATCATTCTGGCCAACAATCTTCCGACCTTCTTTTTCTTTTGGACATTTCAGCGCGCTCTTCCTGGCAATGGCTTTTTAAGAGATGCAGTTCATAAGGAATCTACGGTTGGTGCGACTTATATCATTCAGCACCTTCTGACTTTCTTCTGTTTCTTGGGACTATTGTACTTTGCTAATCAGCAGGGTCTTCTTATTACTCCGATGACGGAGTTTCCGGCGAGCTTCTTTACTTGGCCGGTGCTACTTCTTTCATTCATTATTATCTATCAGATTCACGGGATCTTTCCGTTCCACTCTTGGGTACATGACCTGGTTGAGAGAAGTACTTGGTATGAATTCTCGGCGATTTTCCTCTCTCGTGCCGGAGTTCTGTTGTTTGTTCAACTTCTACTTCCAACGCTGAAGCACGATCCGGATGCTTTTAAGATTCTGCTTTTGAGTCTTTCGATCATCTCTTCGATCTACTGGTCTTTCCGCGGGATCATGGAGAAAAACCTTAACCGTACGGCGAACTATTTTTATATTGCTCAAGCTTCGCTTCTCTTAACTGGACTTCAGGCCGATATGACGGCCGCGAAGGGGTCCTACCTACACATGATGGTGATTTCGATTTCAGGTCCAGCATTGTTTTCAATCCTGAGCTATATTGAGCACACCTTCAGTATGAAGCGCTCTAGTCAATACTACGGCTTTGCTCAGTATTATCCGATGCTCGCTACACTGTTCTGTCTCTTTGGCTTCTGTATGATCGGGGTACCACTGGGTGCTTCGTTTGTGGTAGAGGACTTGGTGATTACAGGACTTCTTGAGTATCAGCCTTACCTTGGACTTGGACATATCATTGCCACCTGTTTAAACGGTATTCTTTTTTTCCTGATGTTTACTCGCCTGTTCCTGGGGCAAAGCCCTTACAGCATGCCAGTAACTAACAAGGACATGCCGCTTTCTCAGATGCTCCCTTACATCATCGCTCTCATCATGCTAATCTTGATAGGTGTGCTTCCATACCTATTCTTGGAGAAGATTACTTGGTAG
- a CDS encoding tRNA threonylcarbamoyladenosine dehydratase, producing the protein MEYTDYDTRFSGIGRLFGRTGLDKIKSARVLVIGIGGVGSWVAESLARTGLGAMTLVDLDDVCITNINRQVLAVSSTVGQFKVDVMKNRIKDIQPLCEVETKQCFFNPKNLENIFDRHYDFVVDACDDFTNKCYLIDHCRKNNIPLVVMGGAGGKIDPLQIKVTDMSTSSNDRLLARLRKKLRQDFAFPLENQGNFGVWAVWSHERAVYPTANGCLTYKPPGMAKNMDCEEGFGSASFVTGAFAFAATSLILREMTKGLNVPTESEK; encoded by the coding sequence ATGGAATATACTGATTACGACACCCGCTTTAGCGGCATTGGAAGACTCTTCGGAAGAACCGGTCTGGATAAAATTAAAAGCGCACGGGTTCTTGTCATCGGAATTGGTGGCGTAGGCTCTTGGGTCGCCGAATCTCTGGCACGTACAGGTCTTGGTGCCATGACGTTAGTTGATTTGGATGACGTTTGTATCACGAATATCAATCGTCAGGTGCTGGCCGTGAGTTCTACCGTTGGCCAGTTTAAAGTTGATGTGATGAAAAATCGTATCAAGGACATTCAACCGTTGTGTGAAGTAGAAACCAAGCAGTGTTTCTTCAACCCCAAGAACCTCGAGAACATTTTTGACCGTCACTATGATTTCGTGGTGGATGCTTGTGATGATTTTACGAATAAATGTTACCTCATCGATCATTGTCGTAAGAATAATATTCCCCTCGTGGTGATGGGTGGAGCTGGCGGAAAGATCGATCCGCTTCAAATCAAAGTAACCGATATGTCTACTTCATCAAATGATCGCCTCCTGGCACGACTTCGTAAGAAGCTTCGTCAGGACTTTGCTTTCCCTCTGGAAAACCAAGGAAATTTTGGTGTCTGGGCGGTGTGGTCACATGAAAGAGCGGTCTATCCAACAGCGAACGGTTGTCTCACGTATAAACCACCTGGAATGGCCAAGAATATGGACTGTGAGGAAGGATTTGGGTCGGCCAGTTTCGTCACTGGAGCCTTTGCATTTGCGGCCACCTCACTTATTCTAAGGGAAATGACCAAGGGTCTTAACGTACCGACAGAGAGTGAAAAATAA
- a CDS encoding GreA/GreB family elongation factor, whose protein sequence is MKKEILDELIRRSREELTGLEASAKSNRDFATDQEFKAESKYDTRALEASYLASAEAKRVEELKLEIQILEEVDVDASKKLGEISIGALVELLHGEQKRLYFLIPTAGGTIIKVKDEAVLVVSVFSPIGDALMGLKAGDEFEVETPKETRTYQVLNFL, encoded by the coding sequence TTGAAAAAAGAAATTCTTGATGAATTAATCAGACGCTCTCGTGAAGAGCTTACTGGTCTTGAAGCATCTGCCAAATCGAATCGTGATTTCGCGACCGATCAGGAGTTTAAGGCCGAAAGTAAATACGACACGAGAGCTCTTGAAGCTTCTTACCTCGCCAGTGCTGAGGCCAAACGAGTAGAAGAACTAAAACTCGAAATTCAAATCCTAGAAGAAGTTGATGTTGATGCTTCCAAGAAATTGGGAGAGATCAGCATCGGCGCTCTGGTTGAACTCCTTCATGGGGAGCAAAAGCGTTTGTATTTTCTTATTCCAACTGCAGGTGGAACCATCATCAAAGTTAAAGACGAAGCCGTACTGGTTGTCTCGGTTTTCTCTCCGATTGGTGATGCTCTCATGGGTCTAAAAGCGGGGGACGAGTTTGAAGTGGAAACGCCCAAAGAGACTCGTACTTACCAGGTTTTAAACTTCCTTTGA
- a CDS encoding MFS transporter: protein MFYLDISPLKKYRNYRWLYTGQLISVFGSMITYVAIPYQMYEITKSTFHVGMLGIVQLIPLVISGFWGGAVADSFNRRKIVIMTDISSAIGNLLLILFTLSGSKEYFVLYILAGIMAIFKGFERPALEAMIQQLFEKKDIPKVSTLQSLKTTSGMILGPALGGVLISSVGITWTYTIDLLTYAASLFCVLQLRDLKELKEKRKANIGAILDGFKYAWKRPDLMGTYVVDMASMTFAFPNPLFPALATMLGDPGKLGWFYSAPAVGAFIGSLTSSWTHKVKRHGKGITIAALLWCVGIFGFGFTNDFYLWLFFLGFAGWADMISGIFRGTMWNETIPEDYRGRLASVEMISYSSGPLLGNTFMGTLADKEGFHNALMIGGVMGGAMVLILGLGIRQFWKYSAERS, encoded by the coding sequence TTGTTTTATCTCGATATCTCCCCGTTAAAAAAATACCGTAACTATCGTTGGTTATACACAGGTCAATTGATCTCCGTTTTCGGAAGCATGATCACCTATGTGGCCATTCCTTATCAAATGTATGAGATCACGAAATCAACTTTCCATGTGGGAATGCTTGGGATCGTACAACTCATTCCATTGGTGATTTCTGGATTCTGGGGAGGTGCTGTCGCCGATAGTTTCAATCGCAGAAAAATTGTTATCATGACAGACATTAGCTCTGCCATTGGAAATCTTCTTCTGATTCTCTTCACTCTCTCTGGTTCAAAAGAATACTTTGTACTCTATATCCTCGCTGGAATCATGGCGATCTTTAAGGGCTTCGAACGTCCGGCTCTTGAGGCGATGATTCAGCAGCTTTTTGAGAAGAAAGACATTCCAAAGGTAAGTACGCTTCAATCGCTTAAAACTACTTCAGGCATGATCCTGGGGCCCGCTCTTGGTGGGGTGCTTATTTCTTCGGTGGGAATTACCTGGACGTACACAATCGATCTTCTGACCTATGCCGCGAGTTTATTCTGTGTGCTTCAGCTTCGTGATTTGAAAGAGCTCAAAGAGAAACGTAAAGCTAACATAGGGGCCATCCTTGATGGTTTTAAATACGCCTGGAAGCGACCAGACCTCATGGGAACTTATGTGGTGGACATGGCGAGTATGACCTTCGCTTTTCCGAATCCTTTGTTTCCGGCCCTCGCAACCATGCTCGGTGATCCGGGAAAACTGGGTTGGTTCTATTCAGCTCCGGCAGTAGGCGCTTTCATTGGATCTCTTACAAGTTCTTGGACCCATAAAGTAAAACGTCATGGAAAAGGCATTACCATTGCGGCCCTTCTTTGGTGCGTGGGGATTTTTGGATTTGGTTTCACCAATGACTTTTATCTGTGGCTCTTCTTCCTGGGCTTTGCCGGTTGGGCGGATATGATCTCAGGGATTTTCCGCGGTACCATGTGGAATGAAACGATTCCGGAAGACTATCGTGGGCGCCTGGCCAGTGTAGAAATGATCTCATATTCATCAGGACCACTTTTGGGGAACACCTTTATGGGGACCCTCGCCGATAAAGAAGGTTTTCATAATGCTCTGATGATTGGCGGAGTGATGGGTGGAGCGATGGTGTTGATCTTAGGACTTGGAATTCGTCAGTTCTGGAAGTATTCGGCGGAGAGATCCTAG
- a CDS encoding proton-conducting transporter transmembrane domain-containing protein, producing the protein MIEKLFHTILTIPFAWVGFLALVFFTKITIPERWLSESAKFYSMIMVGMCLALFGMTYVESPSSLLLDYNELINVGTYQFKMRFIVDLLGSTYALLSSILIGIIFKFSRNYLHKEEGYFRFIFLMSILLFGLIVVSFARSLDLLFVGWELVGTTSVLLIGYFYAQNQPVRHSVKAIISYRLCDMGILAASAWAHHYLHSTDFVLLPKMLGHAHEGIALIFIGLFVIWASLAKAGQLPMSSWLPTAMEGPTPSSAIFYGALSVHLGPFLLMRFHDYFSHFPVLLVVIGVIGGVSAVYASLVGRTRSDAKTMLAYATITQVGIIYIEIALGFTNFALFHIVAHASLRTYQFLRSSSIIQDFYENPVVIQNETIKRKLSFEKFLSPQIRKKVYVHALHGFHLDYFTSQVLNVLCLPARLYIKWENQWMEYDRKLLKWIVGKK; encoded by the coding sequence ATGATTGAGAAACTGTTTCACACCATTTTAACAATTCCATTTGCCTGGGTTGGTTTCCTGGCATTGGTCTTTTTTACGAAGATAACGATTCCTGAAAGATGGCTTTCTGAATCGGCCAAGTTCTATTCCATGATCATGGTCGGGATGTGTCTCGCCTTGTTTGGAATGACTTATGTTGAGTCACCGTCATCACTTCTGCTTGATTACAATGAACTGATTAACGTCGGGACTTACCAGTTTAAAATGCGCTTTATAGTGGATCTCTTGGGGTCGACCTATGCGCTTTTATCATCGATTTTGATCGGGATTATTTTTAAGTTTTCTCGCAACTATCTTCATAAGGAAGAAGGATATTTTCGATTTATCTTTCTCATGTCGATTCTTCTTTTCGGGTTGATCGTCGTGTCTTTTGCTCGTTCTCTCGATCTCCTCTTTGTGGGGTGGGAGCTTGTAGGGACAACTTCGGTGCTTCTGATCGGATACTTCTATGCTCAGAACCAACCTGTAAGGCATTCCGTGAAGGCGATCATTTCATATCGTCTTTGTGATATGGGAATTCTTGCGGCCTCAGCATGGGCCCACCATTATCTTCATTCAACTGATTTTGTTCTTCTGCCAAAAATGCTAGGTCACGCTCATGAAGGGATTGCCTTGATCTTTATTGGTCTATTTGTGATTTGGGCCTCACTGGCGAAGGCCGGGCAATTACCAATGAGTTCTTGGTTGCCGACAGCGATGGAAGGTCCCACGCCATCAAGTGCCATTTTCTACGGCGCACTTTCGGTTCACCTTGGGCCGTTTCTTCTTATGAGATTCCATGACTATTTTTCTCACTTTCCGGTGCTTCTGGTGGTGATTGGTGTGATTGGAGGAGTGTCGGCCGTTTATGCAAGCTTAGTTGGTAGAACGCGCTCTGATGCGAAGACCATGCTTGCTTACGCCACGATCACTCAAGTAGGGATCATTTACATCGAGATTGCTCTGGGATTTACGAACTTTGCTTTGTTCCACATTGTGGCCCACGCAAGCCTTCGTACGTATCAGTTCCTTCGATCCTCTTCAATCATTCAGGATTTTTATGAAAACCCTGTAGTGATTCAGAACGAAACGATTAAGCGTAAGTTATCGTTTGAAAAGTTTCTCTCGCCTCAAATTAGAAAGAAAGTTTATGTTCATGCCCTTCATGGCTTCCACCTGGATTACTTTACGTCTCAGGTTTTGAATGTGCTCTGTCTACCGGCAAGGCTCTATATCAAATGGGAAAATCAGTGGATGGAGTATGATAGAAAGCTACTTAAGTGGATTGTAGGAAAAAAATAA
- a CDS encoding YchJ family protein: MSICPCRSKDQNKLTYENCCGPYVEGKKKAPTAEAMMRSRYSAYVVKNIDYVDQTQIVVENEVFDKEEAKKWADSSEWLGLEIRKVSKGEANDNTGTVEFVAHYKDIASGTALVHHETSLFQRRDGEWKFKEGQIHGNQPVKRLEPKIGRNDPCSCGSNKKFKKCCGA, encoded by the coding sequence ATGTCAATTTGTCCATGTCGGTCTAAAGACCAGAATAAACTTACGTACGAAAACTGCTGCGGTCCTTACGTTGAAGGTAAGAAGAAGGCCCCAACTGCTGAGGCCATGATGCGTTCTCGTTACTCAGCTTACGTTGTTAAGAACATTGATTACGTTGATCAGACTCAAATCGTAGTTGAAAACGAAGTGTTCGATAAAGAAGAAGCAAAAAAATGGGCAGACAGCTCTGAATGGCTTGGTCTTGAAATTCGTAAAGTTTCTAAAGGTGAAGCAAACGATAATACTGGTACAGTTGAATTCGTTGCTCACTATAAAGATATCGCAAGCGGTACCGCTCTTGTTCACCACGAGACATCTCTTTTCCAAAGAAGAGACGGCGAGTGGAAATTCAAAGAAGGCCAGATTCACGGTAACCAACCGGTGAAGCGTCTTGAACCGAAAATCGGTCGTAACGATCCTTGCTCGTGTGGCTCGAATAAGAAATTTAAGAAGTGCTGCGGAGCCTAG
- the rlmN gene encoding 23S rRNA (adenine(2503)-C(2))-methyltransferase RlmN, with protein MLNPSAYSLTHLQWKDLLVSEGHSSHVLSFWLDGLYKNPELWARHVSQDLIQNLKAKFNFDLPTISKTQESEDGTVKFLVRFHDEMEVETVLIPFHKRFTVCLSTQVGCGMNCSFCYTGTQGLKRNLTAGEIVGQYLVAMNWLKAKNNLALNPSIVFMGQGEPLHNLTEVSQAIKVLNDTKLIGVGHRQMTLSTVGYLPGLKNLKDFPSINFALSLHSPFEEQRAKLIPVNERFPLSEVLPALDQIPLLKRQFITYEYLLIKDFNMSDEHVEGLHTLLGHRKAILNLIPFNPFPGSKWERPGIEEIESFKEKLVAKKLRVMVRTTKGDDILAACGQLKVNKFARNNGIY; from the coding sequence GGACACTCGTCCCATGTGCTGTCGTTTTGGTTGGATGGACTTTATAAAAATCCCGAACTCTGGGCCCGACATGTCTCTCAGGATTTGATTCAAAACCTGAAAGCAAAATTCAATTTTGATCTTCCGACTATTTCTAAAACGCAGGAATCGGAAGACGGTACCGTAAAATTTTTAGTGCGCTTTCATGATGAGATGGAAGTTGAAACCGTCCTCATTCCCTTTCACAAACGTTTTACCGTTTGCCTTTCAACTCAAGTGGGTTGTGGCATGAACTGCAGCTTCTGTTACACCGGTACTCAAGGTTTAAAACGAAATCTCACTGCTGGTGAAATCGTAGGACAGTATCTGGTGGCGATGAATTGGTTAAAGGCCAAAAATAATTTAGCTCTTAATCCGAGCATTGTTTTTATGGGCCAGGGTGAGCCACTTCATAACTTAACTGAGGTCTCACAGGCGATTAAAGTTTTGAATGACACCAAACTCATTGGAGTAGGACATCGCCAGATGACTCTCTCAACCGTGGGGTATCTTCCAGGACTAAAAAACTTAAAAGATTTTCCTTCGATTAATTTTGCTCTCTCCCTACACTCTCCCTTTGAAGAACAAAGAGCAAAACTTATTCCAGTCAATGAGCGCTTCCCTTTAAGTGAAGTATTACCGGCACTGGATCAAATTCCCCTCTTAAAAAGACAATTTATTACTTACGAATATCTTTTGATCAAAGACTTCAATATGTCAGATGAACATGTTGAGGGTCTGCATACTCTTCTGGGACATCGTAAGGCGATTTTAAATCTCATTCCTTTCAATCCATTTCCGGGTTCCAAGTGGGAGCGTCCGGGTATTGAGGAGATTGAAAGCTTTAAAGAAAAACTAGTAGCTAAAAAACTACGGGTCATGGTGAGAACCACTAAGGGTGATGACATCCTGGCGGCCTGTGGACAGTTAAAAGTGAATAAGTTCGCGAGGAACAATGGAATATACTGA
- a CDS encoding YkvA family protein has translation MKFFTDIKEFLKTTANDERIPSRDKKILLAMIALIISPIDLIPDWIPILGQLDDLVLLSIILDYFFRVLDSRILLSHWPWGMKSYTQVKAMAKLTSFFVPWFVKKKLWKYVGDPY, from the coding sequence ATGAAGTTTTTTACCGACATAAAAGAGTTTTTAAAAACCACGGCAAATGATGAGCGTATTCCTTCTCGCGATAAAAAAATTTTACTCGCAATGATTGCTCTTATCATTTCTCCGATTGATCTTATTCCGGATTGGATTCCGATTCTCGGTCAACTAGATGACCTGGTTCTGCTTTCAATTATTCTGGATTATTTTTTCCGCGTGCTTGATAGCCGCATTCTACTCTCCCACTGGCCCTGGGGCATGAAGAGTTATACCCAGGTCAAGGCCATGGCAAAACTCACTTCGTTTTTTGTACCGTGGTTTGTGAAGAAGAAACTTTGGAAATACGTGGGAGATCCTTACTAG